Within the Cyprinus carpio isolate SPL01 chromosome B18, ASM1834038v1, whole genome shotgun sequence genome, the region CTGCATCTGTCGGCTCAGTTCGGTCATTACTCCACCACAGAGGTGCTTCTGCGCGCCGGCGTCAGTCGAGACGCTCGCACTAAAGTGGACCGGACACCGCTGCACATGGCTGCGTCCGAGGGTCACACACGCATCGTGGAGCTGCTGCTGAAGGTGAGCGACTAGGGCTGTgcttcccaaaagcatcgtaagcctaagttgATCATAGCTGGTTGGTTTCAATGGGTCTGCGATGTACTTAACCCAGTTACTGTCACCCCCGCTCATAGACATAGACGTGAAAGTGCAAATctaaacttaaattgttataataattcaTGAACGTCAACATTTAGTAAAATCAATTTGATGTACTATTTCCACGGGAATGCAATGtcagattttaaaatggttttcacagtatgaattttgagattttaaacttttaattgatATGTAATTTATGATGATTTCTAAAGCGTGATTGGGGAAAAGCCAACGATGAAAGACTTTTTATGACTAAgagtcagaactcctgttatgatgtagatgtctgcggtgcactcttgtcataaattaatctgatacttttcctacataatttgtaacaaaaaacagtggtacaatacagtcaaaccaaaaatgattgacatcagatataatttttgaatttatatatttttttactagtgagtacaggacactatagttaatttatgtaagtgaggaaagctaaataaagtaaactgtgacatattatacccaaacattcttcatacagtggactaccagtaacattcagacactttgacctgatcATGTTTTgctacatacctttctatcaaagttatctgacattatcaagatgaactTGTTCTGACTTCTCatgttttattactattttctaaactatagccaataaactgtgataatgtcaTGATAAACTGTCTCAATAAATTTAGGTTTGATTGTATCTATTTAGGAGTCCTTTCCAACCTTTTCagcgatatatagtttgtcatgattataTCAGGGTGTAtttgtaatatagtgaagtaaacttaGGTGTCCCTCtgaggttaaagggatagttcacccaaaaatgaaaatgtgatgtttatctgcttaccctcagggcatccaagatgaagatgactttgtttcttcagtagaacacagattatgatttttttagcttcaggtgttgcagtctctcagctgtaCAGTGCTTGGTAATgatcacagaatctatgagagagaaaaaaacatgcacagaaaaatccaaattaagaagaaacagagtcacctacatctcggatgccctgggggtaatcagataaacatcacattttcatttttgggtgaactattgctttaagaggTTGAGCTCATGATGCTTTTGGCTCTTTGATGTGTGACTCGCGGTGCATTTGCGGTAATTTGCCTCTTTAAGTCTGGCCTTTCATCATCCAACAACGGCTccatgcatgtgtgtttctgcagCACGGCGCTGACGTGAACGCCAAGGACATGCTGAAGATGAGCGCGCTGCACTGGGCCGTGGAGCACAGCCACAGAGACGTGGTGGAGCTGCTGCTGCGCTTCGGAGCCGACGTTCACGCGCAGAGCAAGTTCTGCAAAAACGCGCTGGACATCGCGCTGGACAACAGCAGCCACGAGCTGGCCGAGATCCTGCAGGTACATGCTTCATCACAGGCTCTGTGGCGTCCGTACGCTTCTCTGAGAGCTCCGGTCCTGATGTGCGCTTTCATATTGTGATGTTGGGTGATTAAATGACATAATTCTGTTCCGTGTAACTAGTTCCTCCCCAGCTCTGTTCCTGTGTTATAATGTGTGTATGAATATGATGCATGTGCATCAGGTGGCGATGCAGAACCAGATCAACACAAACCCAGAGAGTCCAGACACACTGACCATCCACACAGCCGCGCCGCAGTTCATCATCGGCCCGGGAGGAGTGGTCAACCTCGCCGGACTCGTGTCGCCCGCCAACAGCAGCAAATCCACAGGTGACCGACCTCTTGACCTCTCGACCCCCGTGTGTTTATGAATGACAGAGGCCTCTGTGACTGCAGATGTTGATCTGATGATCAGATGTGGTCTGACTCTCGTCTCTCACGCAGTCGTGGCCGCAGAGGAGCTGATCACCGCAGACTCCGTCGACGGGGCCATACAGCAGGTCGTGAGCTCTGGAGGTCAGCAGGTCATCACCATAGTAACAGACGGCATTCAGCTGGGCAACCTGCAGACGGGCACAGGACTCAGCCAGCCCATAATAGTCACCATGCCTGACGGGCAGCAGGGTGAGAGAGAGACGCAGCTCACATAAGCATTAATATCTGGAGAAATAAagagaaacgtgtgtgtgtgtgtgtgtgtgtgtgtgagtgtgtgtgtctgtgagtgtgtgtttgctcagctctctcagtgtgtgtgtgtgtgagagtgtgtgtgtgtgtgtgtgtgtgtgtgtgtgtgtgtgtttgctcagctctctcagagtgtgtgtgtgtgtgtgtgtgtgtgtgtgtgtgtgtgtgtgtgtgtgtgtgtgtgtgtgtgtgtgtgtgtttgctcagctctctcagtgtgtgtgtgtgtgtgtgtgtgtgtgtgtgtgtgtgtgtgtgtgtgtttgctcagctctctcagagtgtgtgtgtgtgtgtgtgagtgtgtgtgtgt harbors:
- the LOC109052840 gene encoding GA-binding protein subunit beta-1-like; this translates as MSLVDLGKKLLEAARAGQDDEVRILMANGAPFTTDWLGTSPLHLSAQFGHYSTTEVLLRAGVSRDARTKVDRTPLHMAASEGHTRIVELLLKHGADVNAKDMLKMSALHWAVEHSHRDVVELLLRFGADVHAQSKFCKNALDIALDNSSHELAEILQVAMQNQINTNPESPDTLTIHTAAPQFIIGPGGVVNLAGLVSPANSSKSTVVAAEELITADSVDGAIQQVVSSGGQQVITIVTDGIQLGNLQTGTGLSQPIIVTMPDGQQVLTVSDTEVAEETVISEEPCVKRQRVKEEDDDQMTETQDAQIQQTLSLEDFQEKVALLKQLEEANREAQRYRQQFLKKEQEAEAYRQKLEAITRQSAKKAA